A part of Capsicum annuum cultivar UCD-10X-F1 chromosome 6, UCD10Xv1.1, whole genome shotgun sequence genomic DNA contains:
- the LOC107874855 gene encoding agamous-like MADS-box protein AGL61 has product MVNKKSKGRQKIPMKKIEKKKDRFASFSKRRAGLYKKASELVAEFDVDIGIIMFSPGGKPHSFFHPTVDAIVSRFQNPDVQLSESTHLVAAYARKTVNQLESRLEEFDIREKAAITLTNQLDQMAKSRQKGWWESIEQLNADEVAKFEAWLNATTFNMHHRLNQLENEATISLGCESFGV; this is encoded by the coding sequence ATGGTGAATAAGAAGTCTAAGGGGCGTCAAAAGATAccaatgaaaaaaatagaaaagaagaaagatCGGTTTGCTTCATTTTCAAAGCGTCGTGCAGGTTTATACAAAAAGGCTAGCGAACTTGTTGCAGAATTCGATGTTGACATTGGAATCATAATGTTTTCCCCTGGTGGTAAGCCTCATTCATTTTTTCACCCTACAGTTGATGCAATCGTTTCTCGTTTTCAGAATCCTGATGTGCAGCTAAGTGAGAGTACTCACCTAGTTGCGGCCTATGCTCGAAAAACAGTGAATCAACTCGAAAGCAGGCTTGAAGAATTTGATATCAGAGAAAAAGCTGCAATTACTCTAACAAATCAGCTTGATCAAATGGCAAAATCTAGACAAAAAGGTTGGTGGGAGTCAATTGAGCAACTCAATGCAGATGAAGTGGCCAAGTTTGAAGCTTGGTTAAATGCTACTACTTTTAATATGCACCATCGTTTAAACCAATTGGAAAATGAAGCTACAATCTCGTTGGGATGTGAATCTTTTGGAGTGTAA